The following are encoded together in the Macadamia integrifolia cultivar HAES 741 chromosome 10, SCU_Mint_v3, whole genome shotgun sequence genome:
- the LOC122092149 gene encoding xyloglucan galactosyltransferase MUR3-like: protein MRRRPAASNPLDLMEKATGKNQRSRLFWLLSLSVLFWLLLFYFHFVIIGGGGGGTVDEYMKLEPNPSQSQQPKVQPKAQPKAPRLPKNYPFMRALRTVENKSDPCGGRYIYVHDLPPQFNEDMLKECKSLSLWTNMCKFTTNAGLGPPLENVEGVFSKTGWYATNQFAVDVIFSNRMKQYECLTQDSSIAAAIFVPFYAGLDISRYLWGYNTSVRDASSLALVDWLVKIPEWNVMGGKDHFLVAGRITWDFRRLSDQDSDWGSKLLFLPSAKNMSMLVVESSPWNANDFAIPYPTYFHPANDSEVFLWQDRMRKLKRPWLFSFAGAPRPGNPKSIRGQIIEQCKNSKVGKLLECDFGESKCHSPSSIMQMFQSSLFCLQPQGDSYTRRSAFDSMLAGCIPVFFHPGSAYTQYTWHLPRNYSKYSVFIPEDDIRKKRVSIEERLLQISPEQVKIMREEVISLIPRLIFADPRSRLETLKDAFDVAVQAVIDKVTKLRKDIIEDREDHNFIEENAWKYALLEEGQREVGAHEWDPFFSKPKDNGNSDGSSAEAAKNSWKNEQRDKT from the coding sequence ATGAGACGCCGCCCGGCGGCGAGCAATCCTCTTGACCTAATGGAGAAGGCTACCGGAAAGAATCAACGGTCCCGTCTTTTTTGGCTACTGTCTTTGTCTGTCTTGTTCTGGTTATTACTCTTCTACTTCCATTTTGTCATAattggaggtggtggtggtggtaccGTTGATGAATACATGAAACTAGAGCCTAATCCATCGCAAAGCCAGCAACCCAAGGTGCAACCCAAGGCGCAACCGAAGGCTCCTCGTTTGCCGAAAAACTATCCGTTCATGCGGGCTTTGAGAACAGTAGAGAACAAGAGCGATCCTTGTGGGGGAAGGTACATCTATGTCCATGACCTTCCTCCACAGTTCAATGAGGATATGCTCAAGGAGTGCAAGAGTCTCAGCCTCTGGACCAACATGTGTAAATTCACAACCAATGCAGGGCTTGGCCCTCCACTGGAGAATGTTGAAGGGGTTTTCTCTAAAACTGGATGGTATGCCACCAACCAGTTTGCTGTGGATGTAATCTTTAGCAACAGGATGAAGCAGTATGAGTGTTTGACACAAGATTCTTCTATTGCTGCTGCCATCTTTGTCCCATTTTATGCTGGTTTGGATATATCTCGCTATCTTTGGGGTTACAACACTTCCGTTCGAGATGCATCTTCTCTTGCTTTGGTGGATTGGCTTGTCAAGATACCAGAGTGGAATGTTATGGGTGGAAAGGACCATTTCCTGGTTGCTGGCCGAATAACTTGGGATTTCAGAAGATTATCTGATCAAGATTCTGATTGGGGAAGTAAGCTTTTGTTTCTTCCATCTGCGAAGAACATGTCGATGCTGGTGGTCGAATCGAGTCCATGGAATGCCAATGATTTTGCTATACCATACCCTACCTACTTCCATCCAGCAAACGATTCTGAAGTCTTTTTGTGGCAGGATCGTATGAGGAAATTGAAGAGGCCATGGCTTTTCTCTTTTGCTGGAGCTCCACGTCCTGGCAATCCCAAATCAATTAGAGGGCAGATCATTGAACAGTGCAAGAATTCCAAGGTTGGTAAGCTATTGGAATGTGATTTTGGGGAGAGCAAATGCCATTCTCCAAGCAGTATTATGCAGATGTTCCAGAGTTCTCTGTTTTGCCTTCAACCTCAAGGTGATTCTTACACTCGAAGATCAGCATTTGACTCCATGTTGGCTGGTTGTATACCTGTCTTTTTCCATCCTGGCTCAGCTTACACACAGTACACATGGCATCTGCCAAGAAATTATTCGAAGTACTCAGTGTTCATCCCTGAGGACGATATTCGTAAGAAGAGAGTTAGCATTGAGGAAAGGCTTCTCCAAATTTCTCCAGAGCAGGTTAAGATAATGAGGGAGGAGGTTATAAGCCTCATTCCAAGATTGATATTTGCAGATCCAAGGTCAAGATTGGAGACTCTTAAAGATGCATTTGATGTAGCAGTGCAGGCTGTTATTGACAAAGTTACCAAGTTGAGAAAGGACATCATTGAAGATCGTGAGGATCACAACTTTATTGAGGAGAATGCTTGGAAGTACGCACTGCTAGAGGAAGGACAACGTGAAGTGGGGGCTCATGAATGGGACCCTTTCTTCTCAAAACCAAAGGATAATGGCAATTCAGATGGTTCGTCTGCAGAAGCTGCTAAGAATTCTTGGAAGAATGAACAAAGGGATAAAACATGA